One Numida meleagris isolate 19003 breed g44 Domestic line chromosome 6, NumMel1.0, whole genome shotgun sequence genomic region harbors:
- the LOC110401321 gene encoding inositol 1,4,5-trisphosphate receptor-interacting protein-like 1 has protein sequence MALAVLLALLALKVQSVGVDDDATTLERIYQREVYLQEQMTRMLLEIEQRNMEQSWVGVPALLFPLLDFWKLWFSMGLFFLLFWNMWRSLQRIQDDDNSSEEDSSSSEEEEVRGEHEEEEQEQQEQQEQQEQQEQQVQLVELQNEEEEENEEDQEDEEDEEDEDTDFYGSPLTVFITRHALAKLQGRASRCEVVEELMSDLLQSFRSLWSDSFFPVLQPAIGVGSTFEGWSPREEDTLYCLLVPMEAPRGHVFVLDLGSEGELLSRNSRIRVELVCTCEREQQPGNMLCFLHSPEEELSQNQGTSLLHSLCTGSYLDAQRTATWFNLQVEGIWTDTGWEYAYNLRVLPSSRSCKLQMTNTTSGKKLYIELLFGVQQGDTDIFLSSQNSEAGFTPSTTWPQSCAVAEKKFFEYAARNAERNSSHKSCLRLFAHILVGMDFSTYTIKTVFLHLLTTMPPETWQRRNFLGQLENVLRFLRYSLMEKRLNHFLLGNEMVPDEIVLPPAFRAASPLNLFQHLEQDPDAHSQALRECRELKNRLLRLLLFGR, from the coding sequence ATGGCTTTGGCGGTTCTTCTCGCCTTGTTGGCGCTGAAGGTGCAAAGTGTTGGTGTCGATGACGATGCGACCACGCTCGAGCGCATATACCAGCGTGAGGTCTATCTGCAAGAGCAGATGACACGGATGCTGCTCGAGATAGAGCAGAGGAacatggagcagagctgggtgggCGTGCCGGCCCTGCTCTTTCCTCTGCTGGACTTCTGGAAGCTCTGGTTCAGTATGGGactgtttttcttgctcttctggAACATGTGGCGGTCCCTACAAAGGATCCAGGATGATGACAACAGTAGTGAGGAGGACAGCTCCAGCAgtgaagaggaggaggtgagaGGCGAGCATGAGGAAGAGGAACAGGAGCAACAGGAGCAACAGGAGCAACAGGAGCAACAGGAGCAACAGGTGCAACTGGTGGAACTGCagaatgaggaggaagaggagaacgAGGAGGACCAGGAGGAcgaggaggacgaggaggacGAGGACACAGACTTCTACGGTTCACCACTGACGGTATTTATCACACGGCATGCCCTGGCTAAGCTGCAAGGAAGGGCCAGCAGGTGCgaggtggtggaggagctgaTGAGCgacctgctgcagagctttaGGTCCCTCTGGTCAGACAGTTTCTTCCCGGTGCTGCAGCCCGCCATTGGGGTGGGCAGCACCTTTGAAGGCTGGAGTCCCCGTGAGGAGGACACTCTCTACTGCCTGCTCGTGCCCATGGAGGCCCCCCGCGGGCATGTCTTCGTCCTGGACCTGGGCAGCGAAGGGGAGCTGCTGTCAAGGAACTCCCGCATCCGTGTGGAGCTGGTGTGCACGTGCGAAAGGGAGCAGCAGCCGGGGAACATGCTGTGCTTCCTCCACAGCCCTGAGGAAGAGCTGAGCCAAAATCAAGGCACCAGCCTCCTCCACTCGCTCTGCACTGGCTCCTACCTGGATGCGCAGAGAACTGCCACCTGGTTCAACCTACAGGTGGAAGGAATCTGGACAGACACCGGCTGGGAGTACGCCTACAACCTAAGGGTGCTGCCCTCCAGCCGCTCCTGCAAGCTCCAGATGACAAACACCACCAGCGGGAAAAAACTGTACATTGAGTTGCTGTTCGGGGTGCAGCAAGGTGACACGGACATCTTCCTGAGCAGCCAGAACTCAGAGGCTGGCTTTACGCCCAGCACAACATGGccgcagagctgtgctgtggcgGAAAAGAAGTTCTTTGAGTATGCGGCCAGGAATGCTGAAAGGAACAGCTCCCACAAGAGCTGCCTGAGGCTCTTTGCCCACATCCTGGTGGGCATGGACTTTTCCACCTACACGATCAAGACTGTTTTTCTCCACCTCCTGACCACCATGCCTCCGGAGACCTGGCAGAGGAGGAATTTCCTGGGTCAGCTGGAGAATGTCCTGCGGTTCCTGCGCTACTCCCTGATGGAGAAGCGCCTGAACCACTTCCTCCTTGGCAACGAGATGGTGCCTGATGAGATTGTCCTGCCGCCGGCCTTCCGAGCAGCGAGCCCACTCAACCTCTTCCAGCACCTGGAGCAGGACCCGGACGCCCACTCCCAGGCGCTGCGGGAATGCAGGGAGCTGAAAAATCGCCTCCTCAGACTGCTGCTGTTTGGACGCTGA